The DNA region CCTCCACGGAAACCAGCCTCGAACGATCACGTTCACTATGGGATAAAAAAATCACTTATAAAGGGCTCGATAAAAATGCGTTTGGGGCCCGAGATGAAAAGCTCATCACGTTAAAAAAGACGCTTTATCTACCAGATTATGATGGACCAATCGATGTCATCATCGGCATCGATAAAGACCCAATTGAGGGTACCATTCAATCTTTGACAGGGCAGCTTTGGATTATTTTAGGTTTGCTATTTGCCGGCGTACTTGCCGTTATCTTACTGCAAATTGCATGGTCATTGAGCCCGCTGACCAAGCTGCAAAGAGAACTGGCAGAGCTTAAATCTGGCAATAAGAAAGGCTTGGAAGAAGAATATCCAAAAGAGATCTCTCCTTTGATTTCTGATCTGAATGCCTTGCTCTTCCACTATCAAGAGCTGCTGGAACGTGCTCGTAATCATGCAGGAAATTTATCTCACGCGCTGAAAACGCCACTTTCTGTTTTAAAAAATGAAGTGCAGAACTTAAAGCCTGAAGAACGAGAGCGCCTAAATGCACCGATTAGTCAGATTCAGCAGCATATAGATTACCACCTAGGCCGAGCGCGGATGGCCGGCTCAATGAATATCCTCTCTGTAAAGTCCAACCCTTCAGAATGTGTTGACGCGATTTCTATGGCGTTCGATAAAGTGTATGCCTATAGAGAAGTCACATTAATCAATGAACTTGATTCGGAGTTGAATGTTGCGGTTGAGAAAACGGATCTTGATGAGATGGTGGGTAATCTACTAGAAAATGGTTACAAATGGGCAGCGAGCATTATTCGTGTCCATTCCACGCAAGACAAAGACAACATTCAGATCATCATTGAGGATGATGGGCCTGGTATCCCCGCCGAGCAATTATGCCAGGTCATCAAACGTGGTTACCGATTGGATGAAACCACTCCTGGCTCAGGTTTAGGCTTGAATATTGTGAGTGAAATGGCCCACAGTTATCGTGGCCAGCTTGAGCTATCAGAGAGCAAAATGGGCGGTTTGAAAGCCACCCTAATTCTGCAAAAGAGCCGAGTTTAAATCACACCAGGTGAGAGTTCCGAAATGGCACTTGTCGATGCTTCATCGTTAGGTGCCATTTTTGTGTCTGGGTTCTGGTTGAATACATTAAGCGCTAACGATGGCTCACTAATCAGCAATACATTGCCATCTGAATAATAATCATGCTGATTGTCCATCGCAGTCGGCATGGCAAGTGAGTGTAACTCCCCTACCAACACTAAATGGCTCAACGCAATCTGTTTTGCAAGACGGTCTCTCTCGCTGTCAACATTTGGGTCAATACGATGAAGTACCGTCAAAATCCCCGAGTAATGCGCCAATTTAAGCCCGTCGTCATAGCTAATGGCTCCAACCCAGATCGGTACTCCTGACTGCGAATCCTGTCCTGCTGACCACCAGCGTATGTGGGAACGCTTCAATAGACTGCCTGGTTCTTGAAACGCCATGACTTGAGGTTTCCCGTTCCAAAACAGATCCGAAACCGGTGGCACTTGCTGCTTCAACAGGGAAATATAATCTGACAACTTGATATTATTTCTTGAGAAGGTTTGGTTCTCTAGCCAGCCAAGCTCTTGCATTAAAGTTCGGGGTGATTCACCAACGTACACCACATTAGCCGCTTGGGCGTCGAACACATTCGAGCGACCCGGGTATACTTTAAAATTCAACGTTTGAAGTGATGTTGGCATCGTATCCGCGCTTTCTACTTGCTTAAGATTATCATCAGCCAAATAGAAAAAATGACCATAATTCGCTGCCACTAAGCACAATATCAAGGCCGAGAAAGACTTGGTCCATTTTCGTGACCAATTCTTTTTCCATGCAATAACACTAAACACCATTGTCACCGCAATAGAGGCGATCAACAGTTTATGTTCAACTAAAACAAGTTTGATTGAATCGATAGGTAGCCAAGCCTGCAAGCCAGCGGCCAACAAATACCCCACTAAAACAAACTGCCCTATGCCAAATATTAATCCAATAGACGAACAAAGGGTAAAGCGCTTCCAAGCAATGTTCACCGAGCCGGCCATAAATGGCACAACCCAAGCAACAGGGCCAAGTAGACGCGCGAAGATCAGGATCGCGTTACCGCGTTTTTTCATCAGCAAACGGCAACGAGCAATTGGCCGCCGTGTTTTCACTTGCCAACGGATGAGTGCTCTCTGCGCCTTTGAGCCTGAACGCCGGCCTATAAAGTAGCTGAGTTGATCCCCCAACCAACCGCCTGATAAAACGGCAATCACACCCCAAATAATGCCTTGATGTAATTGATAGCCCGCGGCGAGCAAAAACGGCTCACCGGGAACAAAGAGATTTGGTCCAATCGTCGCATCTAGAAATGCCCCGAAGAACAGACTGATTGCTTCCAGCATACAGCCTCCGACGATTATGAATGTTGATCTTTGTAGTGACCGAATTTGTATTCCATTTCGTTATTGCGCATTTCACCGAAGAAGAAACGACGCACATTGGCTTTAAAATACGTCATCCCCATGTTGAAGAAACCATCTTGCTCTAATCGACGTGGATCAAATTCAAATGTCATAGGTAAGAAGCGAAAACGCCACGTTTTTGAAGCGCGCTTTACGTAATCACAATCCTCACATAGCGTGATGGATTCATCAAAGCCGTTAAGCTCTTTATGCGCACGCTTGGTCGAGAAAATACACGCACCAACAGCGGTTGGGAATGTGTATTGGGTAATGAACAAGCCTGTGTTAAACAAGCCGTAGCCAAGTTTGTGCGCCATTGGTAAGTCCTTTGCCCCCATGTACACACCCGCGACTTCTAGCTTCGCGTCTTCAAGCTTGCTCATCGCGCGGCTCAAGAAATCACTCGGTAAGCGAACATCTGCGTCTAAAAACAGAATGCGTTCATACTTAGCTAGGTTTGCGCCAGTGTTACGGCCAAGGCTTACGCCTCGGGTTTCCATGTGATGGACCGTTAATTCTGATAAAGAGCTTTCATACGCTTGGGCAACCTCTCGAGTTGAATCTTCACTATCCGAATCCACCACAACCACTTCAAATTTCTGATGTGTTTGCTTAGTTAAATCTTCGAGTAGTCGACCAATACGTTTTTCTTCATTTAGGGTAATAATCACGATACTGACTGGGTTCATAATGTGCTCCATTGATGCTCTCGTTAGGTGTTGGGCCAAGAATAGAACCGAGTGGCTTAACGGTTACTGAGGTCAGCATTCATTTTGCGTTCATTTCGTTAATAACAGATGTCGATGATTATCCATTCACAAAAATGATGCCTGTCGAGAAAGGGAAGAAAAACACAAGTAAAGGAAGGTAAATAGGTTAAAATCGCCTCAAAGTGAACAAACTTTTATCTAAGCGATAAAACTTGCACTCTTACTACCCAAAGATTGCTGTCTTTTTATTGATTTGGGTGCATTTATGGTTGCTGAACCCAGAGCAGGATGATAGTATCCGCGCTCGCTTGAACAGTTCCTGTTTCAAGCTTTACCACGAACTCAAGGTCGCATTGTGGTTCGTGAAGTTTAATTTTTACTAATTTGAGAGTAAATACTATGAAATTCGAAGCAGTAGTACGTACTGAACTAGGTAAAGGTGCGAGCCGCCGCCTACGTCACGCTGGCAAATTCCCTGCAGTTGTATACGGCGGTGAAGCAGCAGCAGTTGCTATCGTTCTTAACCACGACGAGATCGTTAACCAAATGGACAAGCCTGAGTTCTACGAAGGTATCGTTCTAGTGATCGACGGCGCTGAAGTTAAAGTTAAGCCACAAGACGTTCAACGTCACGCGTTCAAGCCAAAAGTTGAGCACATGGACTTCATCCGTATCTAATTCCCTACCAAGGAATTAACGGATAAAATCCAAACCTTTTGCATAAAAAGATTATCGGACTTACCAACCGAGATATCTAAAAAATTCAAAACCCCGGAGCCTTACCATCTCCGGGGTTTTACTATATATGGCCGATGAAAATTCCCACGCAAACTCCAAACACAAGAGAGCCCCAAACATGGGAGCGCCATGGATTCGAACTAACTATGTTCGTGCGATGTACTTCACCAAAGTGAGGTCATTCAACACCATGCCCTCAATGACCTCTGCCTCCTCCTCTCCAGACCACACAAAGCCACATTTTTTATAGAAGTTCAGCCCCTGTTGATTCGTATCCAACGCTTTAAGGCTGATTTGCATCACCGGTGTGGACAACAAACGCGTTTCTAGCTCATCAATCAATGCACTACCCACACCTTGCCCGTAGTAAAGAGGCGAAACATAACAACAAGTGACAACTGCTGTCTTATCCTCACTAGAATGGTTCGGTAGCTCGTAGCTGAGAAAACCAACTATCTCTTTACCCTTCTCTACCACAATCAAATTTGCCAATTGTTCTGTCATCACTCGTGTCCACATCTTTTCTCTGCGCTCAAGAGTAAACTGACAAATATAACTTTCAGGCATCAATCCTTTATAGGCGACTTGCCATGAATCGACATGAATCTTGGCGATAAGCCTAGCTTCGTCTCTTAGTGCGTTTCTTACTGTATATCCCATTGCGCGCCTTTCTTATAACTCTTGAGTAAACACTCTCTGACGACTGTATGCTTCAAATCCCAGTGATTGGCACAACTTTATTGAAGGTGTATTTTCAATGTTTACTCGATACCTAACTTTACGCTGTCTTGCCTTCACCTCACGGACTAAGTGAGCAAGCAGCCGCTTCCCATACCCTTTCCCTCTCGCATATGGAGAAACCAATATGGACAAAGATTCAAACGGTTCCTTTCCCGGATAACAATATGACGCCAGTACCGCAACGAGCTTTTCATTGTCGAAGATGCCATAAAAGAAATGACTATCCAGCTCAAAGTCCGCTTTTTCTATATCCTCACTACTATTCTGGCTTAAAAAGAATTCAAGTAATGAAAGATCGGATTCGATAGTAAGCGGAATTATTTCGTCATCATTGTTGACGTTATCGTCATTAAATAAATAGTAGTCGACATCGTCATAATCACAGAAGAATTGCTTATTATTTAATTTCCGTTCGATCTCACTCGGTTGAAAATGTCTTATTTTATTCCATAGCTCTTCGGGACAGGATATAAACGTCGTTGCATCGGATTGGTATAAAAAAACCGCAGCCTGATCGGAGAACTTTTTCCAATATCCAGGGTCGTAAGAGTAACCGTTGTACATTTTATCGATGGTTGTGAACTGCTTCTGCCAAGAGCAATCGATTTCCGCCGTGAGCGCGGCTGATTTTTTGAGCATCCCTACCTCTCAACATGCTGTACAGAAAAATCTTAACTATATGTTTCGCATACATTATAAAAACATGAATCTGGTAAAATAATAATCAATCCTTGGTTCATATCTCGCCAAAATACGTATTGATTCACACTAAGAAAACACATTCAATTGAGCTGCTCACAATTTTAATAAACCACCTCGCAAAAACCTTTCTAAATACGATTTCTGTTTATTTGTCGACATCCATTGCAGGCTTGTTATTTCCTTTATTCAACAAAACTATAAATAAGATATAGATCACTAAAGTTTCACACTAATTCCGTATATTTCACGCCGTAATAAAATCAAAATCACAAAGAAAGGATCCCTTATGAAGTTTTATAAATCCCTCTTGGTACTTTCTGTCGGTGCTGCGCTAGCTGGATGTGGCTCAGACAGCGACAACTCTCCAGTTACCTGTGAGACCGCTGACTCTTGTACTAAATTCACTGTTCTTCATACCAACGATAACCACGGTCGCTTTTGGCACAACAGCGATGGCGAGTATGGTATGGCAGCACGTAAAACGCTTATCGAATCTATTCGTGCAGAAGTTGCTGAAAACGGTGGTGAGTCAATCCTGCTGTCTGGTGGTGACATCAACACAGGTGTACCAGAGTCAGACATGCAAGATGCCGTGCCAGACTTCGTAGGTATGAACCTTATTGGTTACGATGCAATGGCTGTCGGTAACCACGAATTTGATAACTCTCTAGACGTATTAGACATGCAGGCAGAGCTTGCTGACTTCCCGATGCTAGCTGCAAACATCTACAAGAAAGATGCAGACGGCAAAGTAACTGATGAACGTTACTTCGACCCTTACAAAGTATTCACGGTTAACGGTCTTAAAGTGGCGGTTATCGGTCTTACAACAAAAGACACAGCAAAACTGGTAAACCCAGACAACGTTGCGGATATCTACTTCGAAGATCCACAAGTTGAAATCCAAAAAGTACTTGCAGAAATCGAAGCAAACGAGAAAGTTGACCTAGTGTTCGCTACAACACACATGGGCCACTACCAAGATGGTCAACACGGCAGCGAAGCACCTGGTGATGTTCTACTTGCACGTTCTCTTGAAGAAGGTGAGCTGGACGCAATCATCGGTGGTCACTCTCAAAACCCAGTATGTATGGAGCCTGGCACAAACAACTACGCTGACTTCAAACCAGGTGATGACTGTGCTCCAGACCAACAAAACGGTACTTACATCATGCAAGCGCATGAGTGGGGTAAATACGTAGGTCGTGCAGACTTCGAATTCTACGATGGCAAACTGCACCTAGCTAAATACGCACTAATCCCTGTAAACCTTCTTGATGACAACGATGAAGTGATCGGTGAGTACATCAAGCACGACGCAACAGTGAAGTCGATCCTTCTTCCTTACCAACAACAAGGTCAAGACTTGTTGGATGTTAAAGTTTCAGAAACTGACGGCAAACTTGAAGGCGACCGTGGCGTAGTTCGTTCAGAGCAAACTAACCTTGGCCACCTATTGGGTGAGGCGTACCGCACTTATGAGCTAGTTAACGCTGACTTTGGTGTAATGAACTCAGGTGGTGTGCGTGACTCAATCCAGAAAGGCGATATCGCTTACCGCGATGTACTAACCGTACAACCTTTCGGTAACTTCGTAACCAAAGCAACGATGACCGGCCAAGAAGTTAAAGATTACCTAGACGTAGTTGCAACGAAATCTGCGGGCTCTGGTGCTTACGCTCAACTAGACAACATCACGCTATCTGTTGATTGTGACGCAAGCGATGTCACTATCACAGACATCAACGGTAAGGGCTTCAACCTAGCGGATACTTACACGTTCTCTGTGATCAGCTTCAGCGCGGCTGGTGGTGATGATTACCCAGTGATCGATGTTGAATCAACTCAAATGACAGATGCTTCTGTACTGCGAGAGTTCTTCGTTAAAAACCCTCAGATCTCTGCTGCAGACTTTGACAAGAATTTAGGCAATATCGAGTACTTCAGCAACGGTCAAGCTGTGAAAGGTTGTCCTGCTTCAGGTAGCTAATCTACTGAGACCTTGTCTACATTTAGATGTTGACAGCCATTCGGTTGCATAACAATCGAAACAAAGGCGTGTCAGACTGACTCTAAGACCAACCGGAGCCCAAGTGGCTCCGGTTTTTTTATTGGTGCTAAATCCCTGAAAAAGCAGACCCTTCACAAATCGTTCAAAAAATGTTCATTTGTGTTATTGACGCCCATGTGCGGGGCTTCTATGTTTGATAAGGTCTTTCAAATAAGCAGATTCATTGACTAACTTTCGCGATTCATTTTTATTCGCGCAGCTAATGATTCTGAGAAAGATGTGAATGGCGTTACAAACACTGCTCTCAAACAATTTGTCTTTAGGACTTCAAACGACGGCGTTGTGCCTCCACGTGCACGCCAATGAGCAGCGATCTGGACGTCAATGTGTTCAAACTGCTGCCATCGAGTTCTGGAGGTCAAAAATGAAACGAGCCAGCAACAGCTACAGACTGCAACTGATTAAAGAAGTGGTAACTCGCAGAGAACGTGAAGCATGTACTGATCCCATGGCAAACTATATTCATCAACTGATGGATGAACTGCCAACCAGTCGATTAGAGGTGGAGCAAAACCACCGCTTTGCCGGAAGCCACTTTGACGAACAAGCAGGAGGCTGGGTCAGTGACCAATGGTCAATGAAATAACGCCAACCACTTTTTCAGAGGTGGGAAATGGATAGGAGCTTCCCGGCTCTTATGGATAAGTATCTCAGACTGGGCCGGGAATAGTTGAATCCCACTATCAACTAAAACAAATCTTGCTGCGGTGACGCTCCATCCTGTGGCAATTCTGCTTTTGCCTTCCCTACCAATACCTTTCTTCTATAACGTTGACGACATAGCTTGATCACGTGTAACTGTTGTGCAGGGGTAAAGCTTAGCCAATTAAACCGCTCTTCTCTCTTACGCATGCATCCCTTGCAATACCCTTTTTCGTCGGAAGTGCAAATTCCAACGCAAGGACTTGGGACGGTAAAAAACTCCAGTTGCTCCATGCTCAAACCGTTCTATCGTTAGCTTGTTTAAATCCAATACGTTAATAGTCGAATAACTGTAAGAAATTTCTAAGTTTTCGGTGAATATCAATACCGATAATGGGATCTCTGTTATAAAATACGCTGTGTTTAAAAACATACGAAACCATAACCGTATGCTGACAAAAACAGTGTTTTATTACCTATACTTACCACGTTTTCTAAAAACGGAGTCAATAAAATGAAGCTTAGCCTAAAAACGTTAGTAGCAGCAATCTCACTTCCAGTTCTAATGACTGCATGCGCTAGCAACGGTGATAATGTGAAAGAAATTACGGCTCAAGATCTACAGCACCATAACTGGGAGCTGGTTCAAATCGATGGCAAAAACATTGCATCGGAAGAACAAAAGAAAGCCCCTCGCTTAGAAATTGGTGAAAACCTAACAGCGAACGGCAACGCAGGTTGTAACAACTTCTTCGGTCAAGCAGAACTGAAAGACAACCAACTGCGCATTGAGAAAATGGGTATGACCATGATGATGTGTGTAGGCGATCAAATGAAGATTGAAAAAGTAATGTCTGAAACGCTTTCTGATTGGAGCGACGTTACTCTAACTAACGACGGTCTAGTACTGAAAAACGCAGATCACGAACTAACGTTCACACTGCGTGACTGGGTAAACTAATCCCATATTCAGTTTCTAAGACAATACGTCTCTGAAATGATGAGTCTCTAAAAAAGCAGCCATTGGCTGCTTTTTTTGTTTCTAATGTCCGACAGATTGCTTCGCAAGCTTTTCAGGATCGTCATACACCGCATGACGGTCAATCATATCCAATGTGGCTTCGTTCATGCCTCTCACTGCGACAATAGCCCCCCCTTTTCGGAACTTCATGATGGCTTTATCAAGCGCAGATATTGCCGTGATGTCCCAGAAATGCGCATCCGATAAATCAATCGTGATGTACTTCGTGGCATTATCGAAGTCAAACATATCCGTAAAGCTATACGCAGAAGCAAAGAAGATTTGCCCATGCACTTTATGAATGGTGTGGTCGTTATCTATGATCACCTCATCCGACACTTTCATTAGGGTTCGACTCTGGTTCACATAAAACACACACGCCAATAGCACCCCGACTAACACACCTATTGCTAAGTTATGCGTCGCAACAACCGCAATCACGGTTGAAACCATCACAAGGTTTGTGGACAGACTGTGCTTACGCATTTCGGCAATCGAATTCCATGAAAATGTGCTGATAGAAACCATGATCATCACCGCTACCAACGCAGCCATCGGGATCTGTTTTAGGTAGTCACCCAAAAACACCACCATGATAAGTAGAAACACACCAGCGCATAACGTAGACAACCGCGTACGTCCGCCAGACTGAATATTGATCATTGATTGGCCGATCATAGCGCAACCCGCCATACCACCAAACAACGACGAGACCATATTCGCAATCCCTTGTCCTTTACACTCATCGTTATTTTCACTTTCCGTGTCTGTCAGCTCATCCACGATGGAAGCTGTCATCAACGACTCCAGCACACCAACAACAGCGAGTGCTAGTGAATAAGGGAAAATGATTTGGAGTGTTTCAAGGTTAAAAGGAATATCTGGGATCATAAAGACAGGGAGTGAATCAGGTAACTCTCCCATATCGCCTACTGTCCGAATATCAATATTGAACATTAGGGCAATCACAGTCACTACGACGATACACACTAAAGGTGAAGGTAGCATTTTTCCTATTTTAGGAACATAAGGAAACATGTAGATGATGGCCAACCCTAATCCTGTCAGTGCGTAAACAGGCCAAGAAACATTGGTTAGTTCAGGCAGCTGCGCCATAAAGATTAAGATAGCCAACGCGTTAACAAACCCGGTCATGATCGACTTTGAGACGAAACGCATTAAATCCCCTAGCCTCAAATAACCGATCAACAGTTGAAGTACGCCAGCGAAAAACGAAGCGGCCAACAGATACTGTAAACCATGGTCTTTGACTAAGGTTGTCATCAACAGCGCCATAGCGCCCGTAGCCGCGGAAATCATTCCGGACCTTGAGCCTGTAAACGCAATCACGACACAGATGGAAAACGAGGCATATAGACCAACTTTAGGGTCTAATCCTGCGATAATAGAGAATGCAATAGCTTCTGGTATAAGTGCCAGCGCTACAACAACTCCTGATAAACAATCTCCTTTAACATTGTTGAACCAAGTATCTTTTGTAAATTTAAACATAAATCTCTCATAAACGTATTGCCTTAGTTGGTGCATTGCGCACGGTGAAGGGAGTGATGCAAACGCATCTGAGAGATCGTTCTAAGGCGGACTAATGAGCAAAAAGCACCTTCCTTTTCCTGTTGATGAGCCAAAAAATGAGGACAAACAACGAGAGCGCCCCCAAGAGAAGTGTGCTTTATATCACTATAAAAATCTAAATTGTAATAAATTCTTACAAAACGAAGTCAACAGTCCTACAAAGAGCCACAAAAAAAACGCCTCACAAAGGAAGCGTTCTTATCATCTCTATGCCTTATAGAATAAGGGATTATCGTAACAAGCGTTTTTAGAATGACTGCTGAGAGTACCTTTCTCCATCAAAGCCACTTAATTGCTCATAAGCTTTGGAAAGAATCGCAATACCGATAATCGTCACCAAGAAACTCAACAGGCTCATTAAGAAAGGAAGCTGTAAAAACGCAAGTGGTGACATAGCCAAACCAAACAGAAGCGGCACGATAATCACAACGCTCATCATGTACCAAGTATGGCCTTTGGTAAGGTTCCACGCGTAAGGGAAAGAAACACCTTTACCAATCGCGATGGCTGGAAAAACCAAGACTAATCGACAACACACTACACTTAGCGCCAATAACGCAATAGCAGCAAGGGCGACATTAATCATCGCGAAAAGCGCAGCCACAGCGACCACCGCTACGGTCATGACCAAGTAATGGCCGATAAACCACATTTCGATTTTTCCAAACGTGAAACGTCCCCACTGAGGCACAGACTGAGGGCCTTTCAAAATGATGCTGTGAACGTTGATTGCAACGATTGCAGATAAAAGAGCCATCAAGATCTGAACGAGAATAGGAGCGATATCCCCTTGCGCTGAGTTCAAAACAAGATCCAGCATCAGAGAAAGGAGAATGGGTAACGCTGTTGCTTTCGCAATAGCCTGTTTATTTGCACTCAATGATGAGAAAGCGCTTTTAACGGTATCGACAAACATAGTTGGATTCTAATTAAGAGTAAGGTTTATTCTGGTTACTGATGTTATCTTCCAGATACTAAATGAGCAAACCTTTCCCTAATTATCATTGAGTTACCGTAATTACTTCGACCTAAATAGATTCATTTCCCAACAATGATACGCTTTGTTCACCGAATACGGCTTTGTTAGATTAAATGCCCGACTTTACGAATCAGTGCAGCAAGGCTTTCCGATTCGAGTTTCTTCATCACGTTGGAACGGTGTACTTCAATCGTTCGTAAAGAGACACACAACAAGTCCGCCATCTCTTGGTTTTTCATCCCTTTAACCACTAAGCCAAGCACTTCTCTTTCACGCTTAGTAAGGTTCTGTAGAACTTGTTTTGCACTGAGCTTTTCACAGTTTTTGATCGACTGTTCCATGGCATCTTCAATCGCTAACACCAGCGCATTGCCATCAACTGGCTTTTGGAAAAAGTCTAACGCACCATCTTTGAGCGCATCCACCGCCATTGGGATATCGCCATGTCCTGTCAGGTAAATCACACTGATTGGACTGAACTTCTCGTTCATGAAGTGGTGAACATCTTGGCCTCGCATCTCTGGCATGCGGCTATCAAGCAAAACGCAACCGGGCGATGATAAATCGGCACCATCGAGAAACGCCATCCCGCTAGAGAAAATCTCAACCTCATAACCATAGCTTTCCAACATAAATGCCATGGATTCCAATACTGGCTCTTCATCATCAACGATATAGAGCGGACAAAGGTTACGACTCATGACAAGCCTCCTGATACGGTAATACAATGGTCACCTGACAACCCGTCGGCTCAATTGACCTAAATTGAATGCTGCCTTGGTGAGCATCAAGCACATCACGACAAATCGCCAAACCTAAACCCAACCCATTCTCTTTGGTGGTGTAGAAGGCTTGGTCAAGTGGCGTGCTCTCTTCTTCAATACCAATGCCGTTATCGGTCACATCAATGATGACCATCTCATCACAAAAACTGACGTGCAGATCCACATACAAGTCTTTTCGTTTCGGTGAATGGCTCAAACAGGCGTCTTTGGCATTGTTCAGAACATTAAGAATGACTTGCTGCAAACCGGTAACGTCGGCAAACACTTTTTGCGGTTCGCCGGAGTACAGCACGCCAAGTTGGATACGATGGCGCTGGAATTCGTAGTCCACCAGCTTCATCGCTTCTTCGATTAAGAAAGGTAAATCTACCCAGCTCTTTTCAATCGGCGTTTTGTTTATCAAGCTTCTAAGGCGCTGAAT from Vibrio hyugaensis includes:
- a CDS encoding ATP-binding protein, whose amino-acid sequence is MPSKNKLPMHVLKRLSIKSRLVLAAVVWLTAMILAAGVTIPTQVYNYMVDDTRSQLNVYMDEIAAQLEVGSKGQLSLSTPLSDPRFSRPYSGLYWSASTETSLERSRSLWDKKITYKGLDKNAFGARDEKLITLKKTLYLPDYDGPIDVIIGIDKDPIEGTIQSLTGQLWIILGLLFAGVLAVILLQIAWSLSPLTKLQRELAELKSGNKKGLEEEYPKEISPLISDLNALLFHYQELLERARNHAGNLSHALKTPLSVLKNEVQNLKPEERERLNAPISQIQQHIDYHLGRARMAGSMNILSVKSNPSECVDAISMAFDKVYAYREVTLINELDSELNVAVEKTDLDEMVGNLLENGYKWAASIIRVHSTQDKDNIQIIIEDDGPGIPAEQLCQVIKRGYRLDETTPGSGLGLNIVSEMAHSYRGQLELSESKMGGLKATLILQKSRV
- a CDS encoding LssY C-terminal domain-containing protein, producing MLEAISLFFGAFLDATIGPNLFVPGEPFLLAAGYQLHQGIIWGVIAVLSGGWLGDQLSYFIGRRSGSKAQRALIRWQVKTRRPIARCRLLMKKRGNAILIFARLLGPVAWVVPFMAGSVNIAWKRFTLCSSIGLIFGIGQFVLVGYLLAAGLQAWLPIDSIKLVLVEHKLLIASIAVTMVFSVIAWKKNWSRKWTKSFSALILCLVAANYGHFFYLADDNLKQVESADTMPTSLQTLNFKVYPGRSNVFDAQAANVVYVGESPRTLMQELGWLENQTFSRNNIKLSDYISLLKQQVPPVSDLFWNGKPQVMAFQEPGSLLKRSHIRWWSAGQDSQSGVPIWVGAISYDDGLKLAHYSGILTVLHRIDPNVDSERDRLAKQIALSHLVLVGELHSLAMPTAMDNQHDYYSDGNVLLISEPSLALNVFNQNPDTKMAPNDEASTSAISELSPGVI
- a CDS encoding glycosyltransferase family 2 protein produces the protein MNPVSIVIITLNEEKRIGRLLEDLTKQTHQKFEVVVVDSDSEDSTREVAQAYESSLSELTVHHMETRGVSLGRNTGANLAKYERILFLDADVRLPSDFLSRAMSKLEDAKLEVAGVYMGAKDLPMAHKLGYGLFNTGLFITQYTFPTAVGACIFSTKRAHKELNGFDESITLCEDCDYVKRASKTWRFRFLPMTFEFDPRRLEQDGFFNMGMTYFKANVRRFFFGEMRNNEMEYKFGHYKDQHS
- the rplY gene encoding 50S ribosomal protein L25, with the translated sequence MKFEAVVRTELGKGASRRLRHAGKFPAVVYGGEAAAVAIVLNHDEIVNQMDKPEFYEGIVLVIDGAEVKVKPQDVQRHAFKPKVEHMDFIRI
- a CDS encoding GNAT family N-acetyltransferase, with protein sequence MGYTVRNALRDEARLIAKIHVDSWQVAYKGLMPESYICQFTLERREKMWTRVMTEQLANLIVVEKGKEIVGFLSYELPNHSSEDKTAVVTCCYVSPLYYGQGVGSALIDELETRLLSTPVMQISLKALDTNQQGLNFYKKCGFVWSGEEEAEVIEGMVLNDLTLVKYIART
- a CDS encoding GNAT family N-acetyltransferase; its protein translation is MLKKSAALTAEIDCSWQKQFTTIDKMYNGYSYDPGYWKKFSDQAAVFLYQSDATTFISCPEELWNKIRHFQPSEIERKLNNKQFFCDYDDVDYYLFNDDNVNNDDEIIPLTIESDLSLLEFFLSQNSSEDIEKADFELDSHFFYGIFDNEKLVAVLASYCYPGKEPFESLSILVSPYARGKGYGKRLLAHLVREVKARQRKVRYRVNIENTPSIKLCQSLGFEAYSRQRVFTQEL
- the ushA gene encoding bifunctional UDP-sugar hydrolase/5'-nucleotidase UshA, whose translation is MKFYKSLLVLSVGAALAGCGSDSDNSPVTCETADSCTKFTVLHTNDNHGRFWHNSDGEYGMAARKTLIESIRAEVAENGGESILLSGGDINTGVPESDMQDAVPDFVGMNLIGYDAMAVGNHEFDNSLDVLDMQAELADFPMLAANIYKKDADGKVTDERYFDPYKVFTVNGLKVAVIGLTTKDTAKLVNPDNVADIYFEDPQVEIQKVLAEIEANEKVDLVFATTHMGHYQDGQHGSEAPGDVLLARSLEEGELDAIIGGHSQNPVCMEPGTNNYADFKPGDDCAPDQQNGTYIMQAHEWGKYVGRADFEFYDGKLHLAKYALIPVNLLDDNDEVIGEYIKHDATVKSILLPYQQQGQDLLDVKVSETDGKLEGDRGVVRSEQTNLGHLLGEAYRTYELVNADFGVMNSGGVRDSIQKGDIAYRDVLTVQPFGNFVTKATMTGQEVKDYLDVVATKSAGSGAYAQLDNITLSVDCDASDVTITDINGKGFNLADTYTFSVISFSAAGGDDYPVIDVESTQMTDASVLREFFVKNPQISAADFDKNLGNIEYFSNGQAVKGCPASGS
- a CDS encoding DUF1289 domain-containing protein — protein: MEQLEFFTVPSPCVGICTSDEKGYCKGCMRKREERFNWLSFTPAQQLHVIKLCRQRYRRKVLVGKAKAELPQDGASPQQDLF
- a CDS encoding META domain-containing protein is translated as MKLSLKTLVAAISLPVLMTACASNGDNVKEITAQDLQHHNWELVQIDGKNIASEEQKKAPRLEIGENLTANGNAGCNNFFGQAELKDNQLRIEKMGMTMMMCVGDQMKIEKVMSETLSDWSDVTLTNDGLVLKNADHELTFTLRDWVN